The following proteins come from a genomic window of Paenibacillus spongiae:
- the mazG gene encoding nucleoside triphosphate pyrophosphohydrolase codes for MNKPAITVVGLGSGDEDQLTLGVWRQLQAAAHRYVRTDKHPMMRLFAEHDMTYTSFDSLYEQLDSFPDVYEAIAASLIEQAQSLASEAPDAAADSAGASSVLPAHGVLYAVPGHPMVAERTVQLLRERCPQAGIALNIIGGESFLDQAFTRLGFDPIEGFQLLDGTDLKPSLLRPELHTVIGQVYDAFTASDIKLTLMERYPDEHPVVIGHALGVPGEEHIDTVPLYELDRTEGFGNLSLIWIPQSHDDELRNRSFERLHEIVAILRSPEGCPWDREQTHQSIRKNFIEETYEALEALDNDDPDGMREEFGDVILQVMLHSQMEEEVGSFSVFDVIQELNEKLLFRHPHVFGETGARNAEEALQSWDRMKAEEKLRKGRDTSEQSVLDGIPPDLPALMKAYKIQKKAAKVGFDWDAIDPVLDKIQEELGELREAIASKDADEQVGELGDLLFAAVNASRFIKADPEEALTRTNQKFKARFSYIEEQLRISGRTFDQTDLTEMDRYWEEAKRIR; via the coding sequence GTGAATAAACCGGCAATTACCGTCGTTGGACTTGGCTCCGGCGACGAAGACCAGCTGACGCTGGGCGTATGGCGGCAGCTGCAGGCCGCCGCACACCGTTACGTGCGGACGGATAAGCATCCCATGATGCGCCTGTTCGCCGAGCATGACATGACCTATACCTCATTCGACAGCTTATATGAGCAGCTCGATTCGTTCCCGGATGTCTACGAAGCCATTGCGGCTTCTCTGATCGAACAAGCCCAGTCGCTGGCTTCCGAGGCGCCGGACGCGGCTGCGGATTCAGCAGGCGCAAGCTCCGTCCTCCCCGCACACGGCGTGCTGTATGCCGTTCCGGGCCATCCGATGGTTGCCGAGCGCACGGTTCAGCTGCTGCGCGAGCGCTGCCCGCAGGCGGGGATCGCGCTTAACATTATCGGGGGCGAGAGCTTCCTTGACCAAGCGTTCACCCGGCTCGGGTTTGATCCGATCGAGGGCTTTCAACTGCTGGATGGCACCGATTTGAAGCCTTCCCTGCTCCGGCCCGAGCTGCACACCGTAATCGGCCAGGTGTACGATGCGTTCACCGCCTCGGACATCAAGCTGACGCTTATGGAGCGCTATCCGGACGAGCATCCGGTCGTCATCGGACATGCGCTGGGCGTTCCCGGCGAGGAGCATATAGATACCGTTCCTTTGTATGAGCTGGACCGGACGGAGGGCTTCGGCAATCTGTCGCTGATTTGGATTCCGCAATCGCATGATGACGAGCTGCGCAACCGGTCATTCGAGCGGCTGCATGAGATCGTGGCGATCTTGCGCAGTCCGGAGGGCTGTCCATGGGACCGCGAGCAAACGCATCAGTCGATCCGCAAGAACTTTATCGAGGAAACGTACGAAGCGCTCGAGGCGCTGGATAACGACGACCCCGACGGGATGCGCGAGGAGTTCGGGGATGTCATTCTGCAGGTCATGCTGCACAGCCAGATGGAAGAAGAAGTCGGCTCCTTCTCCGTCTTTGACGTCATTCAAGAATTGAATGAGAAGCTGTTGTTCCGCCATCCGCATGTATTCGGCGAAACGGGAGCGCGCAATGCCGAGGAGGCGCTTCAGAGCTGGGACCGGATGAAAGCGGAAGAGAAGCTTCGCAAAGGAAGGGATACGTCGGAGCAGTCCGTATTGGACGGCATACCGCCCGATCTTCCAGCCCTTATGAAAGCTTACAAGATTCAGAAGAAGGCCGCTAAGGTCGGGTTCGATTGGGATGCGATCGATCCGGTATTGGATAAGATTCAGGAGGAGCTTGGCGAGCTGCGCGAGGCAATCGCCTCCAAGGATGCCGACGAACAGGTAGGCGAGCTTGGCGATCTGCTGTTCGCTGCCGTTAACGCCTCGCGGTTCATTAAGGCCGATCCGGAAGAGGCTCTTACCCGGACAAATCAAAAATTTAAGGCGCGATTTTCATATATTGAGGAACAGCTCCGTATAAGCGGGCGAACCTTTGACCAGACTGATTTAACAGAAATGGATCGTTACTGGGAGGAAGCGAAGCGGATTCGCTAG
- a CDS encoding HU family DNA-binding protein has product MNKTDLINNIATKSGLTKRDVEAVLNGFMGEVTDALAGGEKVQLIGFGTFETRKRSGRTGRNPQTGNPITIAESKVPAFKAGNKLKEAIK; this is encoded by the coding sequence ATGAACAAAACAGACTTGATCAACAACATTGCAACTAAAAGCGGCTTGACCAAGCGCGACGTAGAAGCCGTATTGAACGGCTTTATGGGTGAAGTGACGGATGCGCTCGCAGGCGGCGAGAAAGTACAATTGATCGGTTTCGGCACGTTCGAAACTCGCAAACGTTCCGGCCGCACGGGCCGTAACCCGCAAACGGGCAACCCGATTACGATTGCGGAATCGAAGGTTCCGGCATTCAAAGCCGGCAACAAACTGAAAGAAGCCATTAAGTAG
- a CDS encoding RNA-binding S4 domain-containing protein gives MRLDKFLKVSRLIKRRTVAKDVSDQGRVWINDREAKASSTVKVGDELKIQFGQKIVTVRVERLAETTKKDEASGLYTLLKEESRQSEDKLGW, from the coding sequence ATGCGTCTGGATAAATTCCTTAAAGTATCGCGGTTGATCAAACGGCGCACCGTCGCCAAGGACGTGTCCGATCAAGGGCGCGTCTGGATCAACGACCGCGAAGCCAAAGCGAGCAGCACCGTCAAAGTCGGCGATGAGCTCAAAATTCAATTCGGCCAGAAGATCGTGACCGTCCGCGTCGAGCGGCTAGCGGAAACGACGAAGAAGGACGAGGCGAGCGGCTTATATACTTTGCTCAAGGAAGAAAGCCGCCAGTCCGAGGACAAGCTCGGCTGGTAG
- the yabP gene encoding sporulation protein YabP translates to MVENGKAQKRQEVKMLNRKILEVTGVMNVESFDSEEFLLETELGFLTIRGQNLHMKHLSLEQGLVAIEGLVHSLAYLDGNTAVKSKGFLGKLFK, encoded by the coding sequence ATGGTGGAGAACGGGAAGGCTCAGAAACGCCAGGAAGTGAAGATGCTCAACCGCAAAATACTCGAGGTTACCGGCGTGATGAATGTGGAGAGCTTTGACAGCGAAGAATTTTTGCTCGAAACGGAACTCGGGTTCTTGACGATTCGCGGGCAAAATTTGCATATGAAGCATTTAAGCTTGGAGCAAGGTCTTGTCGCCATCGAAGGGCTCGTCCATTCGCTCGCCTACTTGGACGGGAATACGGCTGTCAAATCAAAAGGCTTTCTCGGGAAGCTGTTTAAGTGA
- the yabQ gene encoding spore cortex biosynthesis protein YabQ translates to MSLSVQWLTMAMMLLSGIGMGVVFDGYRVVSDELKINRWWIPVFDLLYWIAATVIVFQVLSASNEGEVRTYVFLGLLLGIGCYYWLFSRIVVRLVHGLIRATRAIIQFAVRAFVLLVIRPLGLLYKLAKLILAFLLAFTIFLFRIVLQLLRPLWVLVRWMTRPIARPAARWIAGLVVPLAARWRLRERSESVTRFMMKCWKLVFKRSKDG, encoded by the coding sequence GTGAGTCTTAGCGTACAATGGCTGACGATGGCGATGATGCTGCTGTCAGGCATCGGCATGGGGGTCGTGTTCGACGGCTACCGCGTCGTGTCGGACGAGCTGAAGATCAACCGATGGTGGATTCCGGTATTCGATCTGCTCTATTGGATCGCCGCTACCGTCATCGTCTTTCAAGTGCTGTCCGCAAGCAACGAGGGCGAGGTGCGGACATACGTATTTCTGGGGCTGCTGCTGGGAATCGGCTGTTATTACTGGCTGTTCAGCCGGATTGTTGTCAGGCTGGTGCATGGTCTGATCCGGGCGACCCGGGCGATTATTCAATTTGCCGTGCGGGCATTCGTCCTGCTGGTCATCCGTCCGCTGGGACTTCTCTATAAACTGGCAAAGCTGATTCTTGCATTTTTACTTGCATTTACTATATTCCTCTTTCGAATTGTGTTACAATTGCTTCGTCCGCTCTGGGTGCTGGTCCGATGGATGACCAGGCCGATCGCTCGGCCAGCCGCAAGATGGATTGCGGGCCTGGTAGTCCCGCTTGCCGCCCGTTGGCGCTTGAGGGAACGCAGCGAGAGCGTTACCCGGTTCATGATGAAATGTTGGAAGCTTGTTTTCAAACGTTCCAAAGACGGGTAA
- a CDS encoding FtsB family cell division protein, protein MTNTTQANKANAYEGTKRRLKIWFVIVALFMGWALYTLYTQIGQRDEAELRLAEVQQKIDKASKQMDELQLQVDRLNDPEYIAQLATKDLNLVREGEKPIRVK, encoded by the coding sequence ATGACGAACACAACACAAGCCAACAAGGCAAATGCATACGAAGGCACGAAACGACGGCTAAAGATCTGGTTTGTTATTGTTGCGCTATTCATGGGCTGGGCGCTATATACGTTATATACCCAAATCGGCCAGCGGGACGAAGCCGAGCTTCGGCTGGCGGAAGTTCAGCAAAAGATCGATAAAGCTTCCAAGCAAATGGACGAATTGCAATTGCAGGTCGACCGCTTGAACGATCCCGAGTATATTGCACAGCTGGCTACGAAAGATTTGAATTTGGTGAGAGAGGGCGAGAAGCCGATTCGGGTCAAGTAA
- a CDS encoding S1 domain-containing RNA-binding protein, with protein MAIEVGAKLEGKVTGITHFGAFVDLSGGVTGLVHISEIADNYVKDVKDHLKLEDVVTVKVINVDKDGKIGLSIKQAIDRPEGSVPPQRDRGPSGGGFNRDRGPSGSGGGGGSFNRGPSGGGGGGFNRGPSGGGGGGGRPFKSQSGKPAYGKPSFEDKVSRFLKDSEERISSLKKNTEGKRGGRGAKRV; from the coding sequence ATGGCAATTGAAGTGGGCGCCAAGTTAGAGGGCAAGGTGACAGGCATTACGCATTTCGGAGCATTCGTCGATTTGTCGGGAGGTGTCACGGGGCTCGTTCACATCTCAGAAATTGCCGATAATTACGTCAAGGATGTTAAAGACCATTTGAAGCTGGAAGATGTCGTTACAGTGAAGGTCATTAATGTTGATAAAGACGGGAAGATCGGACTTTCGATTAAACAAGCCATCGACCGGCCAGAAGGTTCTGTACCGCCTCAGCGCGATCGCGGACCAAGCGGCGGCGGATTTAACCGCGACCGTGGACCAAGCGGCAGCGGCGGCGGTGGTGGTAGCTTCAACCGCGGACCTAGTGGCGGTGGCGGCGGCGGGTTCAATCGTGGACCGAGCGGCGGCGGTGGCGGCGGTGGACGTCCTTTCAAATCGCAGTCGGGCAAACCGGCCTATGGCAAACCTTCCTTCGAGGATAAAGTGTCCCGCTTCCTGAAAGATAGTGAAGAGCGCATTTCCTCCCTGAAGAAGAACACTGAAGGTAAACGAGGCGGACGCGGCGCGAAACGCGTTTGA
- the spoIIE gene encoding stage II sporulation protein E — MDKHNVVMFPGVQKASAVQTAVRKGLDWAMARRVVQIMSAKKWTFALMAVGFLLGRAVILESLTPFAVAYFTVVYFLRRDAYLPVALSIVAGSWLAVAPDPLWIAMELAVVFLLMKGLEAYERAELSYAPLIVFIATLLVRLFGVVIADNLDWYQLTMVGVEAALGFVLTLVFVQAVPVLTLTRRTSALKNEEIICLMIMLASVMTGAVGWVVYGLSIEHIMSRYMLLLFALVGGAPLGASVGVIAGLILSLADLSAIAQMSLLAFAGLLAGLLRDGGKMAVAFGMLLGTSILSIYIGNQTDVMASTWESIAAVALFLLTPRSLVRTIAKYVPGTQEHVKSQYEYAKRVRDVTAQRVAQFSEVFRQLSRSFGQVGGMKSESERRNEVVEHFMNAAGEKTCNNCHRKELCWDGKFYQTYKMMTEMMTAVEGGKRLSPKEVPKEWSTHCSKSQQVLSVMQQQYEMYQNDQQWRKQLNDSRLLVAEQLSGVSQVMEDLAHEIRREGQQLHLQEEQIREALEGLGLSIQGIDVVNLEEGNVEIEVYHRFGKGYDECRKIIAPLLSDILGESIAVISEQFPEKPGEPALVIFGSAKAFEVETGIAGVAKGGDLLSGDSFSTVELGNGKFAVAISDGMGNGERAKLESSTALAILQQLLQSGMDEKLAIKSVNSVLLLRSSDEVFATVDVALIDMYTAKTTFLKIGSTPSFIKRGSEVIPISANNLPVGILKEIDVDLIRVQLMPGDTLIMMTDGIYDAPGHAVNKELWMKRVIQEIKSDSPQEIADSLLETVVRYHKGEILDDMTVVVARVDKHQPEWATFRWPGLSKVERPRTVS, encoded by the coding sequence ATGGACAAGCACAATGTGGTGATGTTTCCAGGGGTGCAGAAGGCAAGTGCGGTGCAGACGGCGGTTCGCAAAGGATTAGACTGGGCGATGGCACGCCGCGTAGTTCAAATCATGTCTGCTAAGAAGTGGACATTTGCGCTTATGGCGGTTGGGTTTCTACTCGGACGTGCGGTTATCTTGGAGTCGCTTACTCCATTTGCCGTTGCATATTTTACAGTCGTCTATTTTCTCAGGCGGGATGCTTACCTCCCGGTAGCCTTGTCCATCGTGGCAGGCAGCTGGCTGGCCGTTGCGCCTGATCCGCTCTGGATCGCAATGGAGCTTGCGGTCGTCTTCCTTCTCATGAAGGGATTGGAGGCCTACGAGCGGGCGGAATTATCGTATGCGCCGCTGATCGTCTTTATCGCGACGCTGCTTGTCCGTCTATTCGGCGTCGTAATCGCGGATAACTTGGACTGGTACCAGCTCACGATGGTCGGAGTTGAGGCGGCATTAGGCTTTGTGCTTACGCTCGTATTCGTGCAAGCCGTCCCCGTGCTCACGTTGACCCGAAGGACTTCAGCGCTTAAGAATGAGGAAATTATATGTCTGATGATCATGCTTGCTTCTGTGATGACCGGTGCGGTCGGTTGGGTCGTCTACGGTCTGTCGATTGAACATATTATGTCGCGTTATATGCTGCTGTTGTTCGCGCTTGTCGGAGGGGCGCCTCTCGGAGCGTCCGTCGGCGTCATAGCCGGACTTATCCTGAGTCTGGCCGACTTAAGCGCCATCGCCCAGATGAGCCTGCTGGCGTTCGCCGGTCTATTGGCCGGTCTGCTGCGGGATGGCGGCAAGATGGCCGTCGCCTTCGGCATGCTGCTCGGCACTTCTATTCTATCGATATATATCGGCAATCAGACGGATGTCATGGCATCCACCTGGGAGTCGATTGCCGCCGTTGCATTGTTTCTGCTTACCCCGCGTTCTCTAGTACGGACTATCGCGAAGTACGTGCCGGGAACGCAGGAGCATGTGAAATCCCAATATGAATACGCCAAGCGGGTCCGCGATGTAACGGCCCAGCGCGTGGCGCAATTTTCGGAGGTGTTCAGGCAGCTCTCGCGCAGCTTCGGACAGGTGGGCGGCATGAAGAGCGAGAGCGAGAGGCGCAATGAAGTTGTGGAGCATTTCATGAATGCGGCTGGGGAGAAGACGTGCAATAATTGCCATCGGAAGGAGCTGTGCTGGGACGGGAAATTTTATCAGACCTATAAGATGATGACGGAGATGATGACGGCGGTTGAAGGAGGCAAACGCTTAAGTCCGAAGGAGGTGCCGAAGGAATGGAGCACGCATTGCAGCAAGTCGCAGCAAGTCCTTAGCGTGATGCAGCAGCAATACGAGATGTATCAGAACGATCAGCAATGGCGAAAGCAGTTAAACGATTCCCGTTTGCTCGTAGCCGAGCAACTATCCGGCGTATCACAGGTCATGGAAGACTTGGCGCATGAGATCAGGCGGGAGGGTCAACAGCTACATTTGCAGGAGGAGCAGATCCGAGAGGCGCTAGAAGGGCTCGGTTTATCTATACAAGGTATTGATGTTGTCAATCTGGAGGAGGGAAATGTTGAAATCGAAGTGTATCACAGGTTCGGCAAAGGGTATGACGAATGCCGGAAAATTATCGCTCCGCTGTTGTCGGATATATTAGGCGAATCCATCGCCGTCATATCCGAACAGTTTCCGGAGAAGCCCGGTGAACCGGCGCTCGTTATATTCGGCTCGGCGAAGGCCTTTGAGGTCGAGACCGGCATCGCCGGTGTTGCCAAGGGAGGCGACTTGCTGTCGGGAGACAGCTTCAGCACGGTTGAGCTCGGCAATGGCAAATTCGCGGTAGCCATCAGTGACGGGATGGGGAACGGCGAGAGGGCCAAGCTGGAGAGCAGCACTGCGCTTGCGATTCTGCAGCAGCTGCTTCAATCGGGCATGGATGAGAAGCTTGCCATTAAATCCGTAAATTCCGTGCTGCTGCTGCGGTCGTCGGACGAAGTTTTCGCGACGGTGGATGTGGCGTTAATCGATATGTATACCGCGAAGACCACGTTTCTGAAAATCGGCTCCACGCCAAGCTTCATCAAGCGCGGGAGCGAGGTGATCCCCATCTCCGCCAATAACCTGCCCGTCGGCATTCTTAAGGAGATCGACGTCGACCTTATTCGTGTCCAGCTCATGCCTGGCGACACGTTAATTATGATGACCGACGGAATTTACGATGCTCCGGGCCATGCAGTCAATAAGGAGCTGTGGATGAAGCGGGTCATTCAAGAAATTAAATCGGACAGTCCGCAGGAGATAGCCGATTCTCTGCTGGAGACGGTCGTGCGCTATCATAAGGGCGAAATCCTCGACGATATGACGGTCGTCGTCGCCCGGGTGGACAAACACCAGCCCGAGTGGGCTACCTTCCGGTGGCCAGGCCTCTCCAAGGTCGAGCGTCCAAGGACGGTGAGCTAA
- the mraY gene encoding phospho-N-acetylmuramoyl-pentapeptide-transferase → MNSLWSLTVLSFFLVAVLTPVLIRTLRTLKLTQPIRVELPPDHQAKRGTPLMAGLILLIGALTSIAFRPEPLALFLSATFVLFSLVGFLDDYKKAAYQDPSGISGKMKLVLQFGFTGILLFILVGQFSLSPIITVFQGYSAVLPLPAYIVLMMLFIVGSANAINFTDGLDGLLINVAIPTYFFFFLISERAEVKTFSLVMIACLMGLFIYNIFPARAFMGDTGSLAIGGSLSFLAILEKVEIFIPLLFLVYFAEQLSVILQVWYYKKTKLRLFRMAPIHYHFRLKYGWSENTIVIVFGMVSWACALLSWLLWRLLF, encoded by the coding sequence ATGAATTCGTTATGGAGCTTAACCGTATTGTCCTTCTTTCTGGTTGCGGTGCTAACCCCGGTGCTGATACGCACGCTGCGGACGCTTAAGCTGACACAGCCGATCCGGGTGGAATTGCCTCCCGATCATCAGGCCAAACGGGGAACGCCGCTCATGGCGGGATTGATTCTGCTCATCGGCGCGCTTACTTCAATTGCATTCCGCCCCGAGCCCCTTGCCTTGTTTCTTAGTGCGACGTTCGTGCTATTCAGCTTGGTCGGTTTTTTGGACGATTACAAGAAAGCGGCGTACCAGGATCCGTCCGGCATATCGGGCAAGATGAAGCTTGTGCTGCAGTTCGGTTTTACCGGCATTCTCCTATTCATTCTTGTCGGGCAGTTCTCGCTATCGCCGATAATTACGGTATTCCAAGGATACTCAGCCGTTCTTCCACTCCCGGCATACATCGTTCTGATGATGCTCTTTATCGTCGGATCGGCCAATGCGATTAATTTCACGGATGGCTTGGACGGTCTGCTCATCAATGTGGCCATCCCAACCTATTTCTTTTTCTTCCTGATTTCGGAGCGGGCCGAAGTCAAGACGTTCTCGCTGGTCATGATTGCGTGCCTGATGGGACTTTTCATATACAACATTTTTCCGGCGCGCGCCTTCATGGGGGATACCGGCTCCCTGGCTATCGGAGGCTCCTTGTCGTTTCTCGCGATTCTGGAGAAGGTCGAAATTTTCATACCGCTTCTGTTCCTGGTTTATTTCGCGGAGCAGCTCTCGGTTATTCTTCAGGTCTGGTACTATAAGAAGACCAAGCTGCGCTTGTTCCGCATGGCACCCATTCATTATCACTTCCGGTTAAAATACGGGTGGAGCGAGAATACGATCGTAATCGTGTTCGGGATGGTATCTTGGGCATGCGCCCTGCTGAGCTGGTTGTTATGGCGGTTATTATTCTAA